GAGTACAACTAGGTAGATTTCATGAGAAAAGAAGAAACCAATTATGGCCTTTTGAAGATAGCCAATTCATGCATATGTGAGCTTAACAGGACATattaaaagggtaaatttgcAGTTGAACACATGCAAAATAAAAGCATTTAAAAAGTAATAGAAAAATACAATTGATACATGGGCATTTTTGAGGCTCCATGAATTAGAGTTTTGGgttcaaatttctttttcctctctccGCTTTTTAAGTCCGGCCCCTTCCCTGTTAAAAAatagaatgaaaaaaaaatttatatatgggCCTTTGATTTCTTTGTTATTCTTTCAAGGGGCATTTCCTAATTAAGTTaagtttaataaaaaaaaaaaaattttacatttggATGCCCAATAAGGTAAGTTTGTGGAAATTAATTTGATAGATGCAATTGCATGTGCTAACAACTAACTACATAAAAGTAGCTAAACTTTCGCAAATTACCAAGTGTGAATGGATGGCTTATGATGTGTCAAAATACAACGTTTATATAGACGGCTGCGGGCACAACATTTTGAAGCGCCGTGGACGTGCTGTATTAGAAGTTACGTACGTACTTGATTGCAGATTCAAACCAAATTGAGTCTTGTACTCATGAAGACGAATTCACCATTTGCTTGAAAAGGAACGATGGGTACAAATAATTTCTTATTGTATCTAATCTTGATGTAATTTCCTCTGCTGGTCCATTGGCCTTACTATAAATGAATCGGTAGACAAAGACAACCGTCACTTTTGTTACTGAACTTACCGCAACATGCGTATCTATGGAAAGCCTTTCTTTCTTCTACTTTCCTCactccttctctttctttctcttttttttttccctctcttctcttcctctaTTTTTTCCCCACCTCATCGCTCAGATTATAGACCTCATCAATGAAGCACCAAGCCTCTGAACTTCCGTTGGCGAAACCACAGGCACGGAAAAAAGCACCCAAGATAGCTCCGTTACTTATTGCCTTGACTGTTCTTTTCACAATTATCCCTTTATATTATCCTTCATTAAGATACAACAGCAAtcccaagaaaataaatgaagcATCCTCTTTTGTTCCTCATTCGGAAATCACTTTAGAACAAAACAATGACCAAGACCGTCATCTAGGCGAAGAAGGTGACCGAACATTGGCGGCCCCGAAAGAAACACAAGGGGATGATGATATTGCAGAGAGACCCCCCGAAAGCTCGAAAGATCAAGAAGACGAATCAGCAGATACAGAGACAAGAACAACAACAACAGGAAGGACAAAACCACCAGAAATATACCTACCCAGCTCTACAGAAAGTGGGCTGGCAGCTGCAGAATCACTGGATAAAAGGGCTGATCAAACGAGCCGAGGCCAGGAACAGGTGATCAAGGGCAAAAAACCAGCAAGGCCTGGAGGAAATAAAGAACGGCCTAAACGTCGCCAACATGATTTTGGGGGGAGCGCAAAAGAACGAGAAATGCCTGCCAGGAGAATTCCAAGCCTTAGCGGTGGAGATGGTGGGCTGGTGAATAAGTCTCAGGAATTGATAGAGAAGAAAGGTGAAGGGTACTGTAACTTGTTTTCGGGGGAATGGGTACCCAACCCCGAGGGGCCATATTACACGAACGAGACCTGTTGGGCAATTCAAGAGCATCAGAATTGCATGAAATTCGGGAAGCCTGATACAGGGTTCTTGAAGTGGAGGTGGAAACCTGACGGGTGTGAGCTGCCGATTTTCGACCCCCAACAGTTTTTGGAGATTGTGAGAGGGAAATCCATTGCATTTGTGGGAGACTCTGTTGCGAGAAATCACATGCAGTCATTGATATGCCTCTTGTCCAGGGTAAGCCTCAATTCCGGTCCATTACCATCTTTATTACCAGTACGTGTTCACTTGCTAATTCAATGCATTTATTCAATACTTGCCTCTTCTTTTTCGAATTCATGAAATTTCAACGGCGAATATTTTGACGTACGGTGCCGGCCGCACAATCTTGATTTTTAATTAGTCATGaagttttttgctttttttttatgtaacaTGAGGTACATTTATGTTGCTAGTGTTGTTTCTAGTTATTTCTCCACTAGAATCATCAGTTCAACTTCAGCAAGTAGATTACCAAGTATTGTTAATACATAAGGGAATAAGAAAATCAATCAACAGTAAAACTACCAGTCTACTTCTTCATTCGATTAATGCAAAGCTTCCTTGATGCTGGATTCATAATTAATGCACAGGATTCTCGTAGATTTTGTATAGGAAGACGGCATTAGTCGATTCCAATGGCTAAAATGGTATAATGGACAAACATCTTTTAAGAAAAGAACCAGTTTTTTTCCACTACCTATAATATATGCGAAGGCCCTTGAGTCAAAATCCTTTttgttgagaaatttgagaaattccAATGACAAAAAAAATCTTACTGTTGTATCTGCCATTGGCATAAATTTACCTTaaacatccttttttttttttctctctctctttagatAGGATTTCGCATAATGTGTTGCATTGGCGTGTGAATTCAGGTTGTTTATCCGGAGGATGTTTCTATAACAACAGACGAGAACAAGCGTTGGGTATACAAGGATTACAACTTCAACATTTCCATGTTCTGGGCTCCATATTTGGTGAGATCAGAAAAGACGGTTCCAAATGATGTAACTCGGCCTTTCAGACTCTATCTTGACGAGTTTGATGAAGACTGGACAAGCAACATCGAAACGTATGACTATGTTATCATCTCAGCCGGGCACTGGTTCTTCAGGCCAACACTCTTCTATGTAGACCGCCGCCTAATCGGCTGCCTCTACTGTCCACAAGAGAACGTCACTCATTTAAAATCGTCTTTTAGCTATCGAAGAGCTTTCAGGACAGCTTTCAGAGCCCTTAACAGCTTAGACAATTTTAAGGGCGTAACGTTTCTTAGGACCTTTGCCCCGTCACATTTCGAAGGTGGACAGTGGGACAAAGGTGGAGATTGTGTTAGGACCAGGCCTTTTAAGAGGAGCGAGAGAGCTTTGGATGATTACAATTTGGAAATGTATACGATTCAACTTGAAGAACTCAGAATTGCGcagaaggaaggaagaagaaaaggtttAAAGTTCAGGTTGTTTGATGCGACGCAATCCATGCTGCTGAGACCAGATGGTCACCCCAGTAAATATGGCCATTGGCCTAATCATGATGTGGCAATGGCTAATGATTGTGTGCATTGGTGTTTGCCCGGACCAATTGACTCCTGGAATGATTTCTTGTTAGAACTGTTGAAAAGGGAGGAAACGGAGATTTCTTTTTCGTAGTGTTCATATAGGAGAACCACCTCTCAGGCTCTCAGCTCACCCTAAccctagaaaagaaaagaatgaggtagatactttcttttctttttcttttttgaaaaagaataatGTAGATATACCGAATATGTGTACAATTTTTTTgtcagattttaatttttttccccttcaattttctttgttctttttttttttttttttttggttttatggGAGCCCCATGTTTGTTCCGGATTTTGACATTTTTGTTACGGAACTATACATCGATATCAGGAGAAAATTGAGACCTCACAAAATTGTTACAGATCGTTATCACATGCAAAAAGTTACGGTCCTGTACTGtatgggaaatttttttttttttttttggttaaactGATTTTCGACAAATAAGGAGTAGAAAAAAGATTATGCATAATTATTTCTGGCTCACAAATCGGCTTCGTGAGATCATACGGAGCATGTAATATTACCTCAAGATTGTCAGCATAACCAATCTCTACCTGCTCCGATTATGAGGCTTTTTACCAGTTAAATTTTGACCAGcagctaattttcttttttcacatagTTGAAAGAATGCTGAAGAAAACATTTAGGACATCCCTGAGGAAAACTAGGCAGCACATGTATGGGTAAGTGAAGAATTTGGACTCTTGTGCTGACATAGTTTTGAAAATGGTGGGATTCGATCGTGAGTCGGGACACTGCAGACACTTTTAGTTAAGGGAATCAAAGATGGTGGAATTGGTAGAATAATAATACGAACAATATATATGGAAGATGAGTAGATTGGTTGGATCTGCAGCTTAGACCTAGAAATCATCATGTTCTCCATAAGTTTCCCCTTGCAAGTCCAAACTCCTAATTAATATGTTCTCCAATCTCCATTAGTTGAGTGTTGACTGCGCAAGTATTTATTCGAAACAATTGCTTAACCACACTCCTATAATAACTGCGGCCACACGCTGGTAGTGCATTTAATTGTTGAAAGCATATGAAACAATTCTTGTCCTCCTCCTTGTTGTTGCAGATACTTCACATTTTTAATTAACGTGCATTGCTAGGCTTGGCAAACACTTGGATCATGCACCAACACGTAGAAGGACTTGCATCCCTTAATCATGAGATGATTTTGGGTTCAAAGCTCATGGGAATGAAAAAGACAACGTTGAGAGAGTTTCTCCTGCAAGGGATTCGAATCGACTTGAACAGAATTAGTCGCAAATCGTAAAACGGATGCGGATACCTGTGAGTTataccaaacaaaaaaaaaaaaaaacacttggaTCATGCATTAAATTTTTATTCCTTTGTTCCAAATTTTGGCTTTAATGGAATATTATGTACTACTTATCATAATTGGGAGTATAAGTTGTAACTACTAGCTTGCGACTTCAAAGTCTTAAATATGCAACTgcacaagaaaacaaaactgttttctttGGTTAAGCTAAGACTAATTAATAACTCCTTCGAACTAAACCATTCAATTtgcttttgctattttttaagTAGTTCCCCATCAAACCGTCCAACTAAACCACATaatgttgtatatgtatatgtgctACGGCCACCCAACCTCCGCAATATATCTACTAAACTACTACTGCTACTCTCATTTCAGATCCTGCCTGTATTCTGTATTCATTTAACGTATACTCATCAGCCATTTCATTCACCATTCTGATCTCCACTTACCAACAACGCTAATTGAAGCATTAGCTCCAAGGAATGGATCAGGCTGCATTTGTCAAAAGCAACTCGGTTCAAAGGGCCCCTGTGATACTTCCCGTAGCAGTAACAGTAACAGCATTAGTCATTCTCGCGATTCTCCCGATTTACTACCCTCTGAGAAGATACCCGTCTCAAGCAGTAGTGAAGATCGCCGCTTCCCCTCCATACCATTCGGCCCAGAAACTGATAAAGGCAGTAGAAGATGAGGAAAAGTGTGACATCTTTACAGGGGAATGGATTCCAAACCCGAATGCGCCCTACTACACAAACGCTACGTGCTGGGCGATCCACGAGCATCAGAACTGCATGAAATATGGAAGGCCCGATGACGGGTTTATGAAATGGAAGTGGAAGCCAGAGGGGTGTGATCTACCGATCTTCAACCCGTATCAGTTCTTAGACATCGTCAGAGGCAAGTCCATGGCCTTTGTGGGAGACTCCATTGGCAGAAACCACATGCAATCCTTGATATGCCTCTTGTCCAGGGTATGCATgccctcttctttttttatatatataaataaaactCCTAAATTTCTATAACATATAAACTTCTCAAGCTAAAAAActgtataaaatttttttttttctttgtgcgGAGCAAATCCTAAATTTCTTTCCCTTTAATATTTCGGCTTAGGACTAGAGGAGTCATAAAATCTCAAACTATTCCTAGAGATCATGCAATTCTGTTGTATATTTCGGTCAACCAGTCAACATAACATGTCTACCTGTTTTTGATTCTGGCCCATCTAGCTACAAAGCATAACCAACAATTAACAAGAACATCGTGTCAGAGATTTGTTGGCAAATGACCAACTTTGCCTAACTAGCTGTGCCATAATTCTCTGTCTTTTTCTGCATATGGGCAGGATAACCAATTGTAATTAAGTTATCGATATTCCCCATGCATCATCATGGTTATTGGGATGGTTTCGCGTGCCAGATTCAGTTCAAGGAACAATTGCTAGCACCGTCTAACGTGCTAGCATTGCTAAATATTGTAGGAAGACGTCTTTATGTTATGTTATTAAGGGTGCTTTttgtaaaactgaaatttgaaaattaaaatttaaaatttagagttcaaattcattaaaatatcaaatttttaagtacaaaatttaatacatttgagtatATATCACGTTAAGTGATGAGTGAATaatgtattaattattttttaaagcaAGTTTTGTTTAGTAAATTCAccgtcacttaattaattcaaatattatattttttattatcattaAGGTTTCAACATATTAatatctgaattcattaaatttaagtgttgaattgaatTACCAAACAGAGCCTAAGCAGAGGATTATGCACAATGGCAAGCCAAcaacatcaaattgatcctaAAGATTTGAAACAATTTCTCTTTTTAGGTGGAATTTCCAATCGACGACTCGGCCACGGATGATGACTATTTCAGGAGGTGGAAGTACCCAAGTTACAACTTCACCCTGGCAGCATTTTGGTCACCCTTCTTGGTTAAATTTCAAAAACCAGGCGCAGCTGACCTCTTCGATCTTTACCTTGATGAGTCTGACGAGAAATGGAGCACCGACATTGAAGGATTTGATTACGTCATCCTCAACGCCGGGCAATGGTATTTCCGTCCAAGCATGTACTATGAGAAACGCCGCCTCGTGGGGTGTCGTTTTTGTCAACTAGGGAACATCATAGACCTCCCAATGACTTACGGGTATAGAAGAGCGCTGAGGACAGCATTCAGGGCAATCAATAGCTTAAAAAATTACAGGGGTATAACATTTCTCAGGACTTACGCACCTTCTCATTTTGAAAACGGGGAATGGAATAAGGGTGGAAATTGTCTGAGAAAGAGGCCGTTTTGGAGCAACGAGACTGCCCTGGAGGCCAACAATTTAGAGGTTTACTTGACTCAAATGGAGGAATTTAGGGCTGCAGAAAGGGAAGGGAAGAAAAAAGGGTTGAGGTATAGGTTGCTGGATGTAACTCAAGCCATGCTTTTGAGACCCGATGGCCATCCCAGCAGATATGGACATTGGCCGCATGAAAATGTGACATTGTACAACGATTGTGTGCATTGGTGCTTGCCTGGACCTATTGATTCCTGGAGTGATTTTTTGCTCCACATGCTGAAGATGGAGGGTAGGAGATCCCACGAGGAAAAGCTTCAACCACAAACGCAGTAAAGAAAAGCTAAAAtagattaaaaatttttttttttcttcttctgctAAACTGCTAGTACTGTTCTTAATATATTGTGTGCTATGCCCTACTGTAGTTTCTAAAGGCTCGGTACTTCAGCTAAAATCTTGTGGAGTAAAACATATGCAAAATGCAACCACCATACTTTAGGTTGGTGGTCACCATTAAAGCATTAAGGTTTGATAGGGTGGGAGGTCAATGATTCAAACCTTATCTCTTATCAATTGCCACAATATGTGGATTGCTTTTAAAAAAATCTATACGGGTGTATAGTGCACCCGTCTGATTcgatggtggttcagtcccTTCTGGATTATTGCTGGATTTCTTTagatccagaaaaaaaaaacatatgcGAAATGCATCCAACAATTTCACTAGTTTACTTTCGTGACTCGAGGCGAATTATACAATGTAATAGACCTGATTTGTAATTGCTAATCAGACAAGTCGGAGTCTCGCAACTATTTCTGCATGCATGTCAATAAACAATACCATGATGACAAAGCGAGACACATTGAAGCTTGCGAAAACAGGAAGAATCATGGGGTAGGGGAGCCTCAGTTGTTACGGGCGGAAATTCAAGAATTTGTCTGATTTGGTGGTGTGCTCTTGTCCATCAGGCTAGTAGCATTATATTCCGACTGCAACACTTGAAGCAAGATCTCATTCCAGGCGTCAATGGGCCCTGGTAGGCACCAATGGACGCAATCAGCATTTGTGAAGTTGGCACCAGGGCCATGTGCATAGTGGTTTGGGTGACCATCTGCCCTCTCTGCCATCATATCAGTTGGGTCTAGGATCCGAAACTTCAAGCCCCTCTTCTTCCCTTTCCCGTCTGCGGCTATCAGCTCCGCAACTTGAGTCGAGTAAAGTTTCAAGAAGTATTCCTCAAACCTGATTTCGTCCTTTGCAATCGGCCTTGTTCTCACGCAGGTCCCACCTGTATTCCATCCTCCGTTCTCATAGTGTTGCGGAGATATTGTCCTCAGAAATGTAGTTCCcttaaaattttccaaatttagCAGCGTCCTAAACGATGTCCTGAAGGCCATTTGGTACCCATAGTACATACTAAGGCCGGTGATTTTCCTTTTGTTGCAGGCGTAACAACCTATAAGCTTACCCTTTCTGTAGTACACGAGTGGCCGGAGGAACCACTGTCCAGCTGATATGATCACATAATTGAACTTTTCAATGTGATTGGCCCAGATCTCATCAACCTCGTCCAAGTAGAGGGTTTGACTCGTGAGGGGGTAGATATTGGCGTCGGCATCTTCGGATTTCACCAAGTGAACGGACCAGAAAATGGCTAGCGTGAAATTATATTCTGCATAAAACCACAGCCTAAATCTTGGGTCTGCTGTATATGAGTTATCCACAGGATCAGCTGCCTGAGAGAACAGATAAAAGCACCATTTAGTTACAATATATATGATTTTAACCATTTGAGCAAACTACGCCCaccaaaagattaaaaaaaaaaaaaaaaagagggaaaaaagatACTACTAGTATTGATTATTTGCAACGCACACTTGCTAAGAGGCAAACCAATGACTGCATTTGATTTCTTGCTAGTGAATCACCGATAAAGGCCAGCGACTTTCCTCTTACAAGCTCCAAAAAGAGAGTTGCATTAAACGGGGGTAGCTCGCATTGACTTGGCTTCCACCTCCATTTCATGAATTCGGTATCTGGTCGTCCGAACTTGATGCAGTTTTGTCGATCATCGATCTGACAGTTAGTTTCATTCGTGTAGTAAGGAGCCTTGACTTGAGGAACCCAATCCCCAGAAAACATATCACATTGGTTCACCAACCCAAATGCCCTGCTCGAAGGCAATGAACTCCTCCTGTAAACCAACTCCATATCCCGCCGCCATggagaaaatgaatagttgtacAAACAGAAAAAAGGGGTGCTGAGGAGAAGAAATGATAAGATCAGTAAAGACAGCCTTTTCGAGGAGACATCAGGACATGTACGCTTCCCACTGGGAAGTGTAATGATACAGGCCTTCATTGATGTAATGTAATGTAACCGCGATGAATGAGCATTTGGGTTTTGTTGCTTTATTTATATACACAACGCAACTACACAGCTACGCAATCCTCCGCTGGTGCAATAATTAGACGCTTGATCTCTttcgttttttctttttgcattttgtttctaacGTAGCATTTTATATGgcggtttcaaaggaaaaaattggaaaaaaataaaataaaattcagtTTCAATACTATGACAGGTTCTGATAAATTTGCAGCTAGAGGATATAAGGTTTAACGAGTAGCCTTTGTCGTGTTTAAATTCCAAAACACACGTTCAATTTTCACAAAACATTATTAATATCTTTGATTTATGAATGGAAAGccacccaaaaaacaaaaaaaaaaaaaccgtatCTAGTGGATTAATTCTGTGATTAAGCTAAATCCCATGATATGATAATGATCAATGGAAAAACAGTTTCAATGAAAAAGTAATCATTTCTAAATTTTGAACTGAAGGCTGACACTGACAGTGCATATTGGAGTACGAGGAAAGATATCATCAGCTACActgccttccttttttttttggtagaacTCTGCCTTCCCCTTTACTCTTCGACTGGCGACTGACCCTGCACTTCAACAGCCAGCCAGTGGCAACCCACGACCCAGGACTAGGAGAGGGTCGGTCGAAGCATGGAGTAAATAAATAATTGTtgtaaaagtaaaagaaaagcaAAGGACAAAAGAATATGAAATTTAGTGCTCCAAGTTGACAAAACTATGGGGGGCAAAAGATGAAGAACAAGTAGGGAGGAATCAGGTTTTCTTGCAAGAAAAATCCTATATTAAGCCATGGTGGGATTTAAGCAAGCAGACACAAATAAACTAAGTAAAAGTTGATTTTAGAGATTCCatatttgtatatattgttTAGAAGTACAACAAACTATGCTTGCAATCTCCTGTCACACACATTCTCTGCGACTTCCTTCTTGTTTTATTTATATTGATGTGTTCCAAGAATCTCTGATTATTTAATCAGCCAGCCATTTTGGGATAAAATCAACGTCATGAATATGATGATTATACAGTCAACAGCCCTCCAGGAGGAGGGTGGCTATTTATGCAAATATCAACAGGCAAAGAGAACTCCGGTCATTATTAAATACTGGGATGAAACAGATTAGCGTCTTCAAATTT
The genomic region above belongs to Coffea arabica cultivar ET-39 chromosome 7c, Coffea Arabica ET-39 HiFi, whole genome shotgun sequence and contains:
- the LOC113698908 gene encoding protein trichome birefringence-like 19, giving the protein MKHQASELPLAKPQARKKAPKIAPLLIALTVLFTIIPLYYPSLRYNSNPKKINEASSFVPHSEITLEQNNDQDRHLGEEGDRTLAAPKETQGDDDIAERPPESSKDQEDESADTETRTTTTGRTKPPEIYLPSSTESGLAAAESLDRYCNLFSGEWVPNPEGPYYTNETCWAIQEHQNCMKFGKPDTGFLKWRWKPDGCELPIFDPQQFLEIVRGKSIAFVGDSVARNHMQSLICLLSRVVYPEDVSITTDENKRWVYKDYNFNISMFWAPYLVRSEKTVPNDVTRPFRLYLDEFDEDWTSNIETYDYVIISAGHWFFRPTLFYVDRRLIGCLYCPQENVTHLKSSFSYRRAFRTAFRALNSLDNFKGVTFLRTFAPSHFEGGQWDKGGDCVRTRPFKRSERALDDYNLEMYTIQLEELRIAQKEGRRKGLKFRLFDATQSMLLRPDGHPSKYGHWPNHDVAMANDCVHWCLPGPIDSWNDFLLELLKREETEISFS
- the LOC113698909 gene encoding protein trichome birefringence-like 19; amino-acid sequence: MDQAAFVKSNSVQRAPVILPVAVTVTALVILAILPIYYPLRRYPSQAVVKIAASPPYHSAQKLIKAVEDEEKCDIFTGEWIPNPNAPYYTNATCWAIHEHQNCMKYGRPDDGFMKWKWKPEGCDLPIFNPYQFLDIVRGKSMAFVGDSIGRNHMQSLICLLSRVEFPIDDSATDDDYFRRWKYPSYNFTLAAFWSPFLVKFQKPGAADLFDLYLDESDEKWSTDIEGFDYVILNAGQWYFRPSMYYEKRRLVGCRFCQLGNIIDLPMTYGYRRALRTAFRAINSLKNYRGITFLRTYAPSHFENGEWNKGGNCLRKRPFWSNETALEANNLEVYLTQMEEFRAAEREGKKKGLRYRLLDVTQAMLLRPDGHPSRYGHWPHENVTLYNDCVHWCLPGPIDSWSDFLLHMLKMEGRRSHEEKLQPQTQ
- the LOC113698911 gene encoding protein trichome birefringence-like 19; amino-acid sequence: MKACIITLPSGKRTCPDVSSKRLSLLILSFLLLSTPFFCLYNYSFSPWRRDMELVYRRSSLPSSRAFGLVNQCDMFSGDWVPQVKAPYYTNETNCQIDDRQNCIKFGRPDTEFMKWRWKPSQCELPPFNATLFLELVRGKSLAFIGDSLARNQMQSLVCLLASAADPVDNSYTADPRFRLWFYAEYNFTLAIFWSVHLVKSEDADANIYPLTSQTLYLDEVDEIWANHIEKFNYVIISAGQWFLRPLVYYRKGKLIGCYACNKRKITGLSMYYGYQMAFRTSFRTLLNLENFKGTTFLRTISPQHYENGGWNTGGTCVRTRPIAKDEIRFEEYFLKLYSTQVAELIAADGKGKKRGLKFRILDPTDMMAERADGHPNHYAHGPGANFTNADCVHWCLPGPIDAWNEILLQVLQSEYNATSLMDKSTPPNQTNS